In Osmia bicornis bicornis chromosome 1, iOsmBic2.1, whole genome shotgun sequence, the following proteins share a genomic window:
- the LOC114870930 gene encoding spatacsin isoform X2, translating to MTLSEFNTILSQKSCNIDRNEFMRNVDKELCLAHCLNETNTQEDKVKLGELYDTLTKMCEGQGDCQDVLIEGIFKTIYYLSDNVDEYLKQNYFIVLVLIFSYLSKESIINENENSEIKRSILRDIFMSKNDLKLGAYSISYEVLQNTLKHVPILNRFVEIEPRKETTMYDLLDGYKNLNVKRLFKWRFDDESMPHFSNNALVNKYGYTEALTYEYYLKEARPNMAIFSLKYSQGKLIGNISSRRKYKAALYAHLFALQNLDKSEILCTCVSFIEMLGVDSENLRLHITAANYIQKELNISIGNLLENIVYKDEDDLKIVMSHFEDSFKKNFTENIIEDSQQFISILKIWDIIVRFARVHNFPLPVSLLKFLANQNYWFEFTLVCDVFTYPLNQVLETAKCFEDTILREHLLTCLSNTHLTKCQPTVCNEQKMKSRDVRQSLYYKIGVKQSGSSISESTASADSANTSDSHSSCEYPIYDNICSPDDDLWLIILKCHHSPDPPGALINASRLTLRPFLTVLATCYEPSSTAAYCYSWMVISTADEDILSNYKECLEQQVWSANQVFNLLIKMTTCGYISTINKGYKIFMPESPFNSFFEFLVQCIDYGNFEECQHILDFKTQCSNLKCNKAMDWDCSDTTYLNNLHWVASVAINCVITTLAYGLRSTHLQTKFLEILIKCNFYADLPVYSPNLQCLLHVIKILQTTNVTLNFTVFTVSNDVHNFNAEIQRCINDLLKTENYNSALELSNAAGLNSSDIILAQYRSKFKYYTQKNDSIDDKFWNECARNFEKYNVSCEKSAEFFIEHAEKVASHKERYEILRLAFEKLKNVETEQQNIDALEVAMWKSCILAGPENIQLDNESRTFNKLKTELLSGLNKLKFSCTLNNSHEKNSAKELINKLIDLGKLDTALRISTIFNYKHKDLQILMLCLSLAEGEISPDELTVEQKYLLKDINKSKQQKYALRNRLQRLSSSSSLTTSANTSEINKIKDENIHKVQMECLLILQKSLEALEHGVNTCLKIVLCYKLAMQLGKSYQLLLMLNNPIQFLQEITESDIEDKSEVISDIISAYKISSDTVAIFLAENITVSISHGVEGGYEDNISLWGYSLNTNFRIIMELCSDVSLLGWQLLKTANKLLGYFHSEVRKESTLRTIVELLIRAHDCFTTSCNMEGIASVLRKCQNLANVLQNLKYWALLVHLVTGVGRFTEMNYIFQILKENDQFEFLLGKGLDKPTGLKTALLEFLKRQCPENKDLFTLVALHFRLYYEIALMWENEAKDVIKSLILDATKDQGKLPSIAQHEIRLTKTENVQKQLQLAVTNYTHATQYYLQANKLNFAGQCSDQEQLVALQLSLLNSVAYNQQVISILNLKSEDIDKVLCHTCNFSQALIVIHAYNHNVDWANQIYSHCILNGETKYLKDYIVVNKLTPALVQDCARRYRLEKSITHDMTDNMKILISELSDVECKYVLASQLGFKNIVETLLNNPMIGAYLKDTVWKKGYNAI from the exons ATGACACTATCAGAATTTAACACAATATTATCCCAGAAATCATGCAACATTGATAGAAATGAATTTATGCGAAATGTTGATAAGGAATTGTGTCTTGCACACTgtttaaatgaaacaaatacTCAAGAAGATAAAGTTAAACTTGGAGAATTATATGATACATTAACAAAAATGTGTGAAGGACAAGGAGATTGTCAAGATGTGTTGATAGAAGGAATTTTTAAGACAATTTATTATCTTTCTGATAATGTAGATGAATATTTAAagcaaaattatttcatagttttagtattaatattttcatacttgTCTAAAGAAAGCATAataaacgaaaatgaaaattcagaaataaaaagaagtatTTTAAGAGATATATTTATGagtaaaaatgatttaaaattaggcgcTTATAGTATTTCATATGAAGTCCTTCAGAATACACTGAAGCACGTGCCAATTCTTAACCGTTTTGTGGAGATTGAACCAAGAAAGGAAACCACAATGTATGATTTATTGGATggttataaaaatttaaatgtaaagCGTCTATTTAAATGGCGTTTTGATGATGAATCAATGCCTCACTTTTCAAACAATGCCCTTGTTAACAAATATGGATATACAGAAGCATTAACATatgaatattatttgaaagaagcTCGCCCTAACATGGCTATATTTAGTTTAAAATACTCCcaaggaaaattaattggAAATATATCTTCTAGAAG GAAATACAAAGCTGCTCTGTATGCACACCTTTTTgcattgcaaaatttagaCAAATCAGAAATATTATGCACTTGTGTCTCATTTATTGAAATGTTAGGTGTTGACTCAGAAAATTTAAGACTCCATATAACAGCAGCAAATTACATACAAAAAGAACTGAATATTTCTATTG GAAATTTATTAGAAAACATAGTATACAAAGACGAAGATGACTTGAAAATTGTTATGTCACATTTTGAAGACAgttttaaaaagaattttactgaaaatataattgaagATAGTCAACAATttataagtatattaaaaatatgggACATTATTGTACGATTCGCAAGAGTGCATAATTTTCCTTTGCCAGTCAGCttgttaaaatttttagcAAACCAAAATTATTGGTTCGAATTTACTTTAGTTTGTGACGTTTTTACTTACCCGTTAAACCAG GTATTAGAAACTGCTAAATGTTTCGAAGATACAATTTTAAGAGAGCATTTGTTAACTTGTTTAAGCAATACACATCTTACAAAATGTCAGCCAACTGTTTGTAATGaacagaaaatgaaatcacgaGATGTTAGGCAATCATTGTATTACAAAATTGGAGTTAAACAAAGT ggATCTTCTATTTCTGAGTCTACAGCATCAGCAGATTCTGCAAACACTTCTGATTCACATAGTTCATGTGAATATCCTATATATGATAATATTTGTTCTCCAGATGACGATTTATGGTtgattattttgaaatgtcATCACAGTCCAGATCCACCGGGTGCTTTAATAAATGCTTCTCGACTAACATTACGACCTTTTCTCACAGTTTTAGCAACTTGTTATGAG cCATCATCAACAGCTGCATATTGTTATTCGTGGATGGTAATATCTACTGCAGATGAAGATATTCTCTCTAATTACAAAGAATGTTTAGAACAACAAGTATGGTCTGCAAATCaagtatttaatttattaattaaaatgacaACATGCGGATATATCAGTACCATTAATaaaggatataaaatttttatgcct gAGAGTCCTTTCAACTCATTCTTCGAATTCCTTGTGCAATGTATAGATTATGGTAACTTTGAAGAGTGCCAGCACATACTGGATTTTAAAACCCAGTGTTCAAATTTAAAATGCAAT AAAGCTATGGATTGGGATTGTTCTGATACTacctatttaaataatttgcattGGGTCGCGAGCGTTGCAATTAACTGTGTTATTACAACACTCGCTTACGGTCTTAGAAGTACACATttacaaacaaaatttctCGAGATATTaatcaaatgtaatttttatgcAGATCTTCCAG tTTACAGTCCAAATTTGCAATGTCTTCTAcatgttataaaaattcttcaaacAACTAACGTTACTCTAAATTTTACGGTATTCACCGTATCGAACGATGTGCATAATTTTAATGCAGAAATCCAAAGATGTATTAATGATTTGTTAAAAACTGAAAATTACAATAGTGCATTAGAATTATCAAATGCGGCAGGATTAAATTCCTCTGATATAATTTTAGCTCAG TATCGaagtaaatttaaatattacacGCAAAAAAATGATAGCATTGACGATAAATTTTGGAATGAGTGTGCGcgaaattttgaaaagtatAATGTTTCGTGTGAAAAATCAGCGGAGTTTTTTATAGAACATGCCGAGAAAGTTGCTTCTCATAAGGAGAG ATACGAAATATTAAGACTCGCTTtcgaaaaattaaagaatgttGAAACAGAGCAACAAAATATTGATGCTTTAGAAGTAGCGATGTGGAAATCATGTATATTAGCTGGACCTGAAAATATACAATTAGATAATGAGTCTCGTACTTTCAATAAACTGAAAACAGAATTATTATCAGGATTAAATAAGTTGAAATTTAGTTGCACTCTAAATAATTCACATGAAAAAAATTCAGCCAAagagttaattaataaattaattgatttgGGAAAATTAGATACTGCACTAAGAATAAgtactatttttaattataaacataaa GATTTACAAATTCTGATGCTATGTTTGAGTTTGGCAGAAGGTGAAATTTCACCAGATGAGTTAACTGttgaacaaaaatatttgttgaAAGACATAAATAAAAGTAAGCAACAAAAATATGCTTTGAGAAATCGTTTGCAAAGACTGTCTTCATCTTCTTCAC TAACTACTTCAGCCAATACcagtgaaataaataaaataaaagatgaaAACATTCATAAAGTACAAATGgaatgtttattaattttacaaaaatcaCTTGAAGCTTTAGAACATGGAGTAAATACATGTCTtaaaattgtattatgttataagcTAGCAATGCAGCTAGGAAAAAGTTACCAATTACTGTTAATGTTGAATAATCCGATACAATTTCTACAAGAAATTACAGAAAGTGATATTGAAGATAAGTCTGAGGTTATCAGTGATATCATTTCTGCATACAAAATAAGCAGCGATACTGTTGCAATATTTTTAGCTGAGAATATCACTGTAAGCATTAGTCATGGTGTAGAAG GTGGATATGAGGATAACATTAGTTTGTGGGGATACTCTTTGAATACaaattttcgaataattatGGAATTATGCAGTGATGTTTCCCTTCTTGGTTGGCAGCTTTTAAAAACTGCAAATAAATTACTTGGATATTTTCATAGTGAAGTAAGAAAAG AGTCAACTCTAAGGACTATTGTAGAATTATTAATACGAGCTCATGACTGTTTTACAACTTCTTGTAATATGGAAGGGATAGCATCAGTACTACGTAAATGTCAAAATCTTGCAAATGTTTTACAAAATCTGAAATATTGGGCATTATTG GTGCATCTTGTAACAGGTGTTGGTCGTTTCACAGAAATGAAttacatatttcaaatattaaaagaaaacgatcAGTTTGAATTCCTGCTTGGAAAGGGATTGGATAAA CCAACTGGTCTAAAAACGGCACTTTTGGAATTCTTGAAACGTCAATGTCCTGAAAATAAGGATCTTTTTACTTTGGTAGCATTACATTTTCGACTATATTACGAAATTGCACTAATGTGggaaaatgaagcaaaagatgtaattaaatcattaatattagATGCAACAAAGGATCAGGGAAAACTACCAAGTATTGCTCAACATGAAATAAGATTGACCAAAACCGAGAATGTTCAGAAACAACTGCAATTAGCAGTAACTAATTATACTCATGCAACACAATACTATTTACAA gctaataaattaaattttgcgGGTCAGTGTTCTGATCAGGAACAACTAGTTGCTCTTCAACTATCATTACTTAATTCAGTGGCTTATAATCAACAAGTAATCTCTATACTTAACTTAAAGTCTGAAGATATAGACAAAGTGTTATGTCACACTTGTAATTTTTCTCAAGCTCTTATTGTCATACATGCCTATAATCATAATGTAGATTGGGCTAATCAAATTTACAGTCACTGTATACTAAACGGggaaacaaaatatttaaaagattaCATAGTCGTGAACAAATTAACTCCTGCTCTTGTACAAGATTGTGCTCGAAG ATATAGATTGGAAAAAAGCATTACTCATGATATGACAGacaatatgaaaatattaatttctgaaTTGTCAGACGTGGAATGTAAATATGTATTAGCCAGCCAGTTAGGATTTAAGAATATTGTAGAAACATTGCTCAATAATCCTATGATAGGTGCATACCTTAAAGATACAGTGTGGAAGAAGGGATATAATGCTATCTGA
- the LOC114870930 gene encoding spatacsin isoform X4 has protein sequence MAEKTTVGGIPVECLTGEAAAIWSGWRILGDREVVREASAKGTHINLAHKYLACRRNCSIEDAQHYFNKEVETWIIELLNKHQIYRASHILNNMKKNPVEYIFDICINCKDFMLRDYLAEYLINVEHFQIEYLNSWNIIKSIMQFEQKYMIEHNLSSSLSIKKIIKLPEIIKQTLSTELYFSMPEDILSTNITNNVLWDYLLSNNKIEMIKFWIDNYYGGNAVEESNAVGEEYKSLFISLNITSEMIEMIDSSNASPLVKDLTKNQLCRYGIFLEKEQQDIKLTLSRIFGNAMTLSEFNTILSQKSCNIDRNEFMRNVDKELCLAHCLNETNTQEDKVKLGELYDTLTKMCEGQGDCQDVLIEGIFKTIYYLSDNVDEYLKQNYFIVLVLIFSYLSKESIINENENSEIKRSILRDIFMSKNDLKLGAYSISYEVLQNTLKHVPILNRFVEIEPRKETTMYDLLDGYKNLNVKRLFKWRFDDESMPHFSNNALVNKYGYTEALTYEYYLKEARPNMAIFSLKYSQGKLIGNISSRRKYKAALYAHLFALQNLDKSEILCTCVSFIEMLGVDSENLRLHITAANYIQKELNISIGNLLENIVYKDEDDLKIVMSHFEDSFKKNFTENIIEDSQQFISILKIWDIIVRFARVHNFPLPVSLLKFLANQNYWFEFTLVCDVFTYPLNQVLETAKCFEDTILREHLLTCLSNTHLTKCQPTVCNEQKMKSRDVRQSLYYKIGVKQSGSSISESTASADSANTSDSHSSCEYPIYDNICSPDDDLWLIILKCHHSPDPPGALINASRLTLRPFLTVLATCYEPSSTAAYCYSWMVISTADEDILSNYKECLEQQVWSANQVFNLLIKMTTCGYISTINKGYKIFMPESPFNSFFEFLVQCIDYGNFEECQHILDFKTQCSNLKCNKAMDWDCSDTTYLNNLHWVASVAINCVITTLAYGLRSTHLQTKFLEILIKCNFYADLPVYSPNLQCLLHVIKILQTTNVTLNFTVFTVSNDVHNFNAEIQRCINDLLKTENYNSALELSNAAGLNSSDIILAQYRSKFKYYTQKNDSIDDKFWNECARNFEKYNVSCEKSAEFFIEHAEKVASHKERYEILRLAFEKLKNVETEQQNIDALEVAMWKSCILAGPENIQLDNESRTFNKLKTELLSGLNKLKFSCTLNNSHEKNSAKELINKLIDLGKLDTALRISTIFNYKHKDLQILMLCLSLAEGEISPDELTVEQKYLLKDINKSKQQKYALRNRLQRLSSSSSLTTSANTSEINKIKDENIHKVQMECLLILQKSLEALEHGVNTCLKIVLCYKLAMQLGKSYQLLLMLNNPIQFLQEITESDIEDKSEVISDIISAYKISSDTVAIFLAENITVSISHGVEGGYEDNISLWGYSLNTNFRIIMELCSDVSLLGWQLLKTANKLLGYFHSESQL, from the exons ATGGCAGAGAAAACAACAGTGGGAGGTATTCCAGTTGAATGCTTAACTGGAGAAGCTGCTGCCATTTGGTCTGGCTGGCGCATATTAGGAGATAGAGAGGTTGTCAGAGAAGCATCTGCAAAAGGCACACATATTAATCTTGCTCATAAATATTTAGCATGCAGACGAAATTGTTCTATCGAAGATGCTCaacattatttcaataaagaaGTAGAAACTTGGATTATAGaacttttgaataaacatcAAATTTACAGGGCTTctcatattttaaataatatg aaaaaaaatccAGTCGAATATATATTTGATATCTGTATAAACTGCAAAGATTTTATGTTAAGAGATTACTTAGCAGAATACCTAATAAATGTTGAACACTTTCAAATTGAGTATTTAAACTCGTggaatattataaaaagtaTTATGCAATTTGAACAGAAATATAT GATTGAACATAATTTAAGCTCTTCCTtatctataaaaaaaattataaaattgcctgaaattataaaacaaacattatccactgaattatatttttctatgcCTGAAGATATTCTTTCTACAAATATAACTAATAATGTACTATGGGATTATTTGTtgtcaaataataaaattgagaTGATAAAGTTTTGGATTGATAATTATTATGGTGGTAATGCAGTAGAAGAATCAAATGCAGTTGGTgaagaatataaatctttgttcatttctttaaatattaccTCAGAAATGATTGAGATGATTGATTCTTCAAATGCTAGCCCTCTTGTGAAGGATCTAACTAAAAATCAATTGTGTAG GTATGgaatatttttggaaaaagAACAGCAAGATATAAAACTGACGTTATCTCGTATTTTTGGTAATGCAATGACACTATCAGAATTTAACACAATATTATCCCAGAAATCATGCAACATTGATAGAAATGAATTTATGCGAAATGTTGATAAGGAATTGTGTCTTGCACACTgtttaaatgaaacaaatacTCAAGAAGATAAAGTTAAACTTGGAGAATTATATGATACATTAACAAAAATGTGTGAAGGACAAGGAGATTGTCAAGATGTGTTGATAGAAGGAATTTTTAAGACAATTTATTATCTTTCTGATAATGTAGATGAATATTTAAagcaaaattatttcatagttttagtattaatattttcatacttgTCTAAAGAAAGCATAataaacgaaaatgaaaattcagaaataaaaagaagtatTTTAAGAGATATATTTATGagtaaaaatgatttaaaattaggcgcTTATAGTATTTCATATGAAGTCCTTCAGAATACACTGAAGCACGTGCCAATTCTTAACCGTTTTGTGGAGATTGAACCAAGAAAGGAAACCACAATGTATGATTTATTGGATggttataaaaatttaaatgtaaagCGTCTATTTAAATGGCGTTTTGATGATGAATCAATGCCTCACTTTTCAAACAATGCCCTTGTTAACAAATATGGATATACAGAAGCATTAACATatgaatattatttgaaagaagcTCGCCCTAACATGGCTATATTTAGTTTAAAATACTCCcaaggaaaattaattggAAATATATCTTCTAGAAG GAAATACAAAGCTGCTCTGTATGCACACCTTTTTgcattgcaaaatttagaCAAATCAGAAATATTATGCACTTGTGTCTCATTTATTGAAATGTTAGGTGTTGACTCAGAAAATTTAAGACTCCATATAACAGCAGCAAATTACATACAAAAAGAACTGAATATTTCTATTG GAAATTTATTAGAAAACATAGTATACAAAGACGAAGATGACTTGAAAATTGTTATGTCACATTTTGAAGACAgttttaaaaagaattttactgaaaatataattgaagATAGTCAACAATttataagtatattaaaaatatgggACATTATTGTACGATTCGCAAGAGTGCATAATTTTCCTTTGCCAGTCAGCttgttaaaatttttagcAAACCAAAATTATTGGTTCGAATTTACTTTAGTTTGTGACGTTTTTACTTACCCGTTAAACCAG GTATTAGAAACTGCTAAATGTTTCGAAGATACAATTTTAAGAGAGCATTTGTTAACTTGTTTAAGCAATACACATCTTACAAAATGTCAGCCAACTGTTTGTAATGaacagaaaatgaaatcacgaGATGTTAGGCAATCATTGTATTACAAAATTGGAGTTAAACAAAGT ggATCTTCTATTTCTGAGTCTACAGCATCAGCAGATTCTGCAAACACTTCTGATTCACATAGTTCATGTGAATATCCTATATATGATAATATTTGTTCTCCAGATGACGATTTATGGTtgattattttgaaatgtcATCACAGTCCAGATCCACCGGGTGCTTTAATAAATGCTTCTCGACTAACATTACGACCTTTTCTCACAGTTTTAGCAACTTGTTATGAG cCATCATCAACAGCTGCATATTGTTATTCGTGGATGGTAATATCTACTGCAGATGAAGATATTCTCTCTAATTACAAAGAATGTTTAGAACAACAAGTATGGTCTGCAAATCaagtatttaatttattaattaaaatgacaACATGCGGATATATCAGTACCATTAATaaaggatataaaatttttatgcct gAGAGTCCTTTCAACTCATTCTTCGAATTCCTTGTGCAATGTATAGATTATGGTAACTTTGAAGAGTGCCAGCACATACTGGATTTTAAAACCCAGTGTTCAAATTTAAAATGCAAT AAAGCTATGGATTGGGATTGTTCTGATACTacctatttaaataatttgcattGGGTCGCGAGCGTTGCAATTAACTGTGTTATTACAACACTCGCTTACGGTCTTAGAAGTACACATttacaaacaaaatttctCGAGATATTaatcaaatgtaatttttatgcAGATCTTCCAG tTTACAGTCCAAATTTGCAATGTCTTCTAcatgttataaaaattcttcaaacAACTAACGTTACTCTAAATTTTACGGTATTCACCGTATCGAACGATGTGCATAATTTTAATGCAGAAATCCAAAGATGTATTAATGATTTGTTAAAAACTGAAAATTACAATAGTGCATTAGAATTATCAAATGCGGCAGGATTAAATTCCTCTGATATAATTTTAGCTCAG TATCGaagtaaatttaaatattacacGCAAAAAAATGATAGCATTGACGATAAATTTTGGAATGAGTGTGCGcgaaattttgaaaagtatAATGTTTCGTGTGAAAAATCAGCGGAGTTTTTTATAGAACATGCCGAGAAAGTTGCTTCTCATAAGGAGAG ATACGAAATATTAAGACTCGCTTtcgaaaaattaaagaatgttGAAACAGAGCAACAAAATATTGATGCTTTAGAAGTAGCGATGTGGAAATCATGTATATTAGCTGGACCTGAAAATATACAATTAGATAATGAGTCTCGTACTTTCAATAAACTGAAAACAGAATTATTATCAGGATTAAATAAGTTGAAATTTAGTTGCACTCTAAATAATTCACATGAAAAAAATTCAGCCAAagagttaattaataaattaattgatttgGGAAAATTAGATACTGCACTAAGAATAAgtactatttttaattataaacataaa GATTTACAAATTCTGATGCTATGTTTGAGTTTGGCAGAAGGTGAAATTTCACCAGATGAGTTAACTGttgaacaaaaatatttgttgaAAGACATAAATAAAAGTAAGCAACAAAAATATGCTTTGAGAAATCGTTTGCAAAGACTGTCTTCATCTTCTTCAC TAACTACTTCAGCCAATACcagtgaaataaataaaataaaagatgaaAACATTCATAAAGTACAAATGgaatgtttattaattttacaaaaatcaCTTGAAGCTTTAGAACATGGAGTAAATACATGTCTtaaaattgtattatgttataagcTAGCAATGCAGCTAGGAAAAAGTTACCAATTACTGTTAATGTTGAATAATCCGATACAATTTCTACAAGAAATTACAGAAAGTGATATTGAAGATAAGTCTGAGGTTATCAGTGATATCATTTCTGCATACAAAATAAGCAGCGATACTGTTGCAATATTTTTAGCTGAGAATATCACTGTAAGCATTAGTCATGGTGTAGAAG GTGGATATGAGGATAACATTAGTTTGTGGGGATACTCTTTGAATACaaattttcgaataattatGGAATTATGCAGTGATGTTTCCCTTCTTGGTTGGCAGCTTTTAAAAACTGCAAATAAATTACTTGGATATTTTCATAGTGAA AGTCAACTCTAA